A window of the Sabethes cyaneus chromosome 1, idSabCyanKW18_F2, whole genome shotgun sequence genome harbors these coding sequences:
- the LOC128746091 gene encoding uncharacterized protein LOC128746091, with amino-acid sequence MEKLEQHCIAELEKKKINLTTYRRYVDDCFCVATEEQINEILATFNSFHDRLQFTIEMEANNSIKLLDMMLTRNNGKLEKSWLPKQVDGKYLDFHSQSPYAHKCNTAIALIDRAIKLSDPKNRPCAIKTVKSILKINHYPEWFVQKILKARVHKFYNTLEITKQTEENIKFASSAYIPGLSEKLHKILRKHNVELAFKPLDKIKHHVFSKLKDPIPPSKQKNVVYSIPCGTDDGKVYIGQTGRRLETRIAEHKNDAKKKEAKSGLAQHTIQSGHIFDFDNTRILERVENQESRETAEMFHIKILGEEKTVNLQRECGTFNAMYNGLVTKLRQCEQSKQAMVTRRQRTQH; translated from the coding sequence ATGGAAAAACTGGAACAACACTGCATAGCTGAattagagaagaaaaaaatcaatctAACAACATACCGCCGGTACGTGGACGACTGCTTCTGTGTGGCTACTGAGGAACAAATCAACGAAATACTGGCGACATTCAACAGTTTTCACGACAGGctgcaattcaccatagaaatggAGGCGAATAACAGCATAAAACTCCTGGACATGATGCTGACTAGAAACAACGGTAAGCTGGAAAAGTCATGGTTGCCGAAACAAGTCGATGGCAAATATCTCGACTTCCATTCGCAAAGCCCGTACGCACACAAATGCAATACGGCAATAGCGCTAATCGATCGAGCGATTAAATTATCGGATCCAAAAAATCGGCCATGCGCCATTAAAACTGTAAAAAGcatattaaaaattaaccatTATCCCGAGTGGTTTgttcaaaaaatactaaaagcTAGAGTTCACAAGTTTTATAACACGCTCGAAATTACTAAGCAAACAGAAGAAAACATTAAGTTTGCTTCTTCTGCGTATATACCGGGTCTGAGTGAGAAACTGCACAAAATCCTAAGGAAACATAATGTAGAGCTAGCTTTCAAACCACTAGATAAGATCAAGCATCATGTGTTTAGTAAGCTGAAAGACCCGATCCCACCAAGTAAACAGAAAAATGTAGTGTACTCTATACCATGTGGTACAGATGACGGCAAAGTGTACATTGGACAAACGGGAAGACGGTTGGAGACGAGAATAGCTGAACATAAGAACGACGcaaagaaaaaagaagcaaaatccgGACTAGCACAGCACACTATCCAGAGCGGACACATATTCGACTTTGATAATACACGCATACTAGAAAGAGTCGAGAACCAGGAGAGCAGAGAAACCGCGGAGATGTTCCACATAAAGATACTGGGGGAAGAAAAAACTGTAAACCTACAGCGTGAATGTGGAACATTCAACGCAATGTATAACGGTCTGGTCACTAAGCTACGGCAGTGTGAACAAAGTAAGCAGGCAATGGTTACTCGTCGGCAGCGGACGCAGCATTAG